A stretch of Schistocerca cancellata isolate TAMUIC-IGC-003103 chromosome 3, iqSchCanc2.1, whole genome shotgun sequence DNA encodes these proteins:
- the LOC126175329 gene encoding uncharacterized protein LOC126175329: protein MAGDLSLPDSLEKLEIDIKRVTERNSLSTSNPFSQKTVITVDERALLKSLNLSGEKCVSTSCKCNTQKHKSHKNGKLEGNLRSSTFKRNIVRKSRLNFLTGSSVCKRKNRHNSILRDPILHLPSFSPLKPARFSVMEVRLRNVTQFRVTELIISPEISGVVPFGNNVTPSDFKSLFLKCENSNEETKDYDTVNFQNLQAGTSLLTITDDDDESKSTKTTSKSSPNRGTQGQTCSQQALMSTPTNCDDVTIDELASYFDVFVHIPKKMSHMAEMMYI from the coding sequence gGTCACAGAGAGGAATTCTCTCTCTACATCAAATCCATTCAGTCAAAAGACTGTTATTACTGTTGATGAAAGAGCTTTGCTGAAATCTCTTAATCTTTCTGGAGAGAAGTGTGTAAGTACCTCATGTAAGTGTAATACACAAAAACATAAATCTCATAAAAATGGAAAGCTGGAAGGAAATCTGAGATCATCTACGTTTAAGCGAAACATTGTTCGCAAGAGCAGATTGAATTTCTTGACTGGATCATCTGTATGCAAACGAAAAAACCGACATAATAGTATCCTGAGAGATCCAATTTTACACTTACCAAGTTTTTCACCTTTGAAACCAGCAAGGTTTTCTGTGATGGAAGTGAGGCTCAGAAATGTCACCCAGTTCAGAGTTACTGAATTAATTATAAGCCCAGAAATATCAGGTGTAGTACCATTTGGAAATAATGTCACTCCCAGTGATTTCAAATCTCTGTTCCTAAAATGTGAAAACTCCAATGAAGAAACAAAGGACTATGATACAGTGAACTTTCAGAATCTTCAGGCTGGCACTTCATTATTGACaataacagatgatgatgatgaaagcaaAAGCACTAAAACAACTTCAAAATCCTCACCAAATCGTGGCACTCAAGGACAAACTTGTTCACAGCAAGCTCTCATGTCGACTCCAACAAATTGTGATGATGTAACTATTGATGAACTGGCAAGTTATTTTGATGTTTTTGTGCATATCCCAAAGAAGATGTCTCACATGGCTGAAATGATGTATATTTAA
- the LOC126175328 gene encoding thioredoxin, mitochondrial has product MQRVLVNISPLLRHSSKESFTAFGTKTTLVRNISVSCNNFNSFKIQDVNDFNERVKNSKVPVIVDFFATWCNPCRMLAPRIESVIAEKKGQVVLAKVDIDEQTDLALDYDVSSVPVLVAIKDGKEEDRLIGLQDVDKLKKFVDNICGSTAAAAAKAS; this is encoded by the exons ATGCAGCGTGTTTTGGTTAATATTTCTCCGTTACTAAGGCACTCCTCAAAGGAGAGTTTTACTGCGTTTGGTACTAAAACAACGCTGGTCAGAAACATATCAGTCAGTTGCAACAATTTTAATTCGTTTAAAATCCAGGATGTAAATGATTTCAATGAAAGAGTGAAGAATAGTAAAGTTCCTGTTATTGTGGATTTCTTCGCAAC ATGGTGTAACCCCTGTAGAATGTTAGCGCCTCGTATTGAATCTGTCATCGCTGAGAAAAAGGGACAGGTAGTTCTTGCGAAGGTAGACATTGATGAACAAACAGATCTGGCACTGGATTATGAC GTTTCTTCAGTCCCTGTGCTTGTTGCAATAAAGGATGGCAAGGAAGAAGATCGTTTAATTGGCCTGCAAGATGTTGACAAGCTAAAAAAGTTTGTTGATAATATATGTGGAAGTACTGCGGCAGCAGCAGCAAAGGCATCATAG